In Microbulbifer sp. GL-2, the following are encoded in one genomic region:
- a CDS encoding nuclear transport factor 2 family protein has translation MSSQTLVEEVQSYYRDFLVQDPADLSSIYSDNVVFRDPLYRIEGLLALKAHFGEISRGLTQCRFRFEEASITHDSACLPWYMHYSHQSLKGGRPLRLRGCSLLRFSDKVFYHEDFYDMGAMVYEQVPLLGSLIRKIKSRLGRG, from the coding sequence ATGAGCAGTCAAACGCTAGTAGAGGAAGTTCAATCTTACTACCGAGATTTTTTAGTGCAGGACCCGGCGGATTTATCCTCAATCTATAGCGACAATGTGGTTTTTCGCGACCCTTTATACCGGATAGAAGGGCTGCTCGCTTTAAAAGCTCACTTTGGAGAAATAAGTCGAGGTCTTACCCAGTGTCGTTTTCGCTTTGAGGAGGCATCCATCACCCATGATAGTGCTTGCCTGCCTTGGTATATGCACTATTCACATCAGTCTTTGAAAGGGGGGCGGCCGCTGCGACTCCGTGGATGCAGCCTGCTGCGCTTTTCTGACAAGGTTTTTTATCACGAAGATTTTTACGACATGGGTGCTATGGTTTATGAGCAGGTGCCACTACTGGGTTCCCTGATTCGGAAAATAAAATCGCGATTGGGGCGGGGTTGA
- a CDS encoding SDR family oxidoreductase: protein MSEIRDKTVWVTGASSGIGRALALRLASHNNFVIASGRRLEALAELQKHSPQQIRILDCDVADDSAMLAVPSRLNELSGHLDMVIACAGTCEYDNDLQLESAMYRRVFDVNFFGVINTLRSALPLLSVSTAPVFAALGSLSSVVPFPRAEAYGSSKAALDYFLESVRADSCHTNLKIVCIRPGFVDTPLTARNDFEMPFLVSPERAAKTIETGLAKNKSIIDFPRRLSWPLRFLGFFRFIWFRFCTPKISRIRTLRKN, encoded by the coding sequence GTGAGTGAGATTCGCGATAAGACTGTATGGGTAACAGGTGCCAGCTCTGGAATCGGTCGCGCCCTGGCCCTGCGCCTTGCCAGCCACAACAACTTTGTCATCGCTTCTGGCCGCAGGCTGGAAGCATTGGCCGAACTACAAAAACACTCTCCCCAGCAAATTCGTATCCTTGACTGTGATGTTGCTGACGACAGCGCCATGCTTGCAGTTCCCTCACGCCTGAATGAATTGAGTGGTCACCTGGACATGGTAATTGCCTGCGCAGGCACCTGTGAATACGACAATGATCTGCAACTAGAAAGTGCCATGTATCGTCGGGTGTTCGACGTTAACTTTTTTGGTGTTATAAATACCCTGCGTAGTGCCTTGCCGCTACTAAGTGTGAGTACCGCACCGGTATTTGCCGCTCTCGGTAGCCTATCATCAGTGGTGCCCTTTCCACGGGCGGAGGCTTATGGTAGTTCCAAAGCTGCCCTCGATTATTTTCTGGAGTCTGTGCGGGCTGATAGCTGCCATACAAATCTTAAAATTGTATGTATCCGTCCCGGGTTTGTAGACACTCCTCTCACGGCTCGCAATGATTTTGAAATGCCTTTTTTAGTGAGTCCGGAGCGAGCAGCGAAAACTATTGAGACCGGGCTTGCTAAAAATAAATCTATCATCGATTTTCCCCGGCGTCTGAGTTGGCCATTGCGATTCCTGGGATTTTTTCGTTTTATTTGGTTCCGTTTTTGCACACCCAAAATCAGCAGGATTCGCACCTTAAGGAAGAACTGA
- a CDS encoding NAD(P)/FAD-dependent oxidoreductase, with translation MRIAIIGSGIAGLTAAYLLSRKHEITLFEAQGRLGGHTATIDIEEDGRQLAIDTGFIVYNDWTYPNFIRLLNELGIESQPTSMGFSVRCDREGFEYAGNNLNSLFSQRSNLLNAGHWRMLWDIVRFNRGALRDWREGRLNEGLTLGEYLPANGYSEEFASRYLVPMGSAIWSASMSQMLEFSVSFFVRFFFNHGLLNIVRRPQWRVIKGGSRSYIAPLTAPYKDGIRLSTKVCSVRRTASGVDLLTSTGERHSYDGVVFACHSDQALQCLGDATPQEQDVLGAIPYAYNKVVLHTDTALLPRRKLSWSSWNYRLRAERDQLPVLTYNMNILQSLRTEKTYCVTLNAEERINPEKILAHFEYAHPQFSVAGSRAQQQWAHISGVNHTWFCGAYWGNGFHEDGVNSALRVAESLGVHW, from the coding sequence ATGCGTATTGCCATTATTGGCAGCGGTATCGCCGGACTCACTGCAGCTTATCTATTAAGTCGTAAGCATGAAATTACTCTCTTTGAGGCCCAGGGACGACTGGGTGGCCATACTGCCACCATCGACATAGAAGAGGACGGACGCCAACTGGCAATTGATACCGGCTTTATCGTTTATAACGATTGGACCTACCCGAATTTTATTCGTCTGCTGAATGAACTTGGTATTGAATCTCAACCTACCTCAATGGGATTTAGTGTGCGCTGTGACCGAGAAGGCTTTGAGTATGCCGGCAATAACCTCAATTCACTTTTTTCCCAGCGATCTAATTTACTGAATGCCGGTCACTGGCGCATGCTATGGGATATTGTGCGCTTTAATCGAGGGGCATTGCGTGATTGGCGCGAGGGGCGTCTAAACGAAGGTCTGACTTTGGGTGAATACTTACCCGCCAATGGTTATTCGGAAGAATTTGCCAGCCGCTATCTGGTGCCCATGGGCTCGGCCATCTGGTCGGCTAGTATGTCGCAGATGCTGGAATTCTCGGTTAGTTTTTTTGTACGATTCTTTTTTAACCATGGACTGCTCAATATTGTGCGACGGCCGCAGTGGCGGGTGATCAAAGGGGGATCGCGCTCCTATATTGCGCCACTGACAGCCCCCTATAAGGACGGCATACGGCTTTCGACCAAGGTCTGTTCTGTACGACGAACAGCGAGCGGTGTGGATCTGCTGACCTCTACCGGAGAGCGGCATTCCTATGATGGGGTGGTATTTGCCTGTCACTCGGACCAGGCTCTGCAGTGCCTGGGTGATGCCACACCGCAGGAACAAGATGTACTTGGCGCTATTCCCTATGCTTACAATAAAGTGGTACTGCACACTGATACTGCTTTGTTGCCACGCCGCAAGCTCAGTTGGTCCAGTTGGAATTACCGTTTACGTGCTGAGCGGGACCAACTACCGGTTCTTACTTATAACATGAATATCTTGCAGAGCCTGCGAACAGAAAAAACCTACTGCGTTACCCTCAATGCAGAAGAGCGAATTAATCCTGAAAAAATCCTCGCACACTTTGAATACGCCCATCCGCAATTTTCGGTTGCTGGCTCCCGCGCACAGCAGCAGTGGGCCCATATCAGTGGAGTGAATCATACATGGTTTTGCGGAGCTTATTGGGGCAATGGTTTTCACGAGGATGGTGTAAATAGCGCTTTGCGAGTAGCCGAAAGCCTGGGAGTACATTGGTGA
- a CDS encoding DUF1365 domain-containing protein, with protein MESAIYTGWVQHRRFAPRPNLFRYKVFMVYLDLDEIDKFCALSRWWSRHPWAPARFCREDFFGDPKLSLDEAVRRRVAEVTGERLQGPVRMLANWRYFGYNMNPISIYYCFDSKGKEVCWLLLDVHNTPWNERHSYVLDCRSGSRVQKAAFAKTFHVSPFMPISQGYRWRSITPGRRLTAYLQNFDRHMEGKDERPLFDAVLSLQRHELSGALLNNILKKYPFMTIKVIATIYWQALKLWIKRTPIFAHPGNKHGPQGGEEKS; from the coding sequence GTGGAAAGCGCCATCTATACCGGCTGGGTGCAACATAGACGCTTTGCGCCGCGTCCGAACCTATTTCGCTACAAGGTGTTTATGGTGTATCTGGACCTGGACGAAATAGATAAATTCTGTGCGCTATCGCGGTGGTGGTCAAGGCATCCCTGGGCTCCCGCGCGTTTTTGCCGTGAGGATTTTTTTGGCGACCCGAAATTGAGTCTGGATGAGGCGGTGCGCCGCAGGGTAGCGGAGGTTACCGGGGAGCGTCTGCAGGGCCCAGTACGCATGTTGGCCAACTGGCGTTACTTTGGTTACAACATGAATCCAATCAGTATCTATTACTGTTTTGATAGCAAAGGTAAAGAAGTATGTTGGCTGTTACTGGATGTGCACAATACCCCCTGGAATGAGCGTCATAGCTATGTGCTGGACTGCCGTTCCGGTAGCCGCGTACAAAAAGCAGCTTTTGCCAAGACCTTTCATGTCTCCCCATTTATGCCAATCTCTCAGGGATATCGTTGGCGCAGCATTACACCTGGGAGGCGACTCACCGCGTACTTGCAGAATTTTGATAGGCATATGGAGGGGAAAGACGAACGCCCTTTATTTGATGCAGTACTGAGTTTGCAACGTCACGAACTGAGTGGTGCATTGCTCAATAACATTCTCAAAAAGTATCCATTCATGACTATAAAAGTGATTGCGACGATCTACTGGCAGGCGCTGAAACTATGGATTAAACGCACTCCTATTTTTGCCCATCCAGGTAATAAACACGGACCTCAGGGAGGGGAAGAGAAATCATGA